A single genomic interval of Hevea brasiliensis isolate MT/VB/25A 57/8 chromosome 4, ASM3005281v1, whole genome shotgun sequence harbors:
- the LOC110645031 gene encoding 3'-5' exonuclease isoform X2 gives MHSQEISNADNNSEIASHSSPSVSVPDWDQPLTEEELQAIDAIEAAFQRSTSANGTPSSSVIRKRRSHPQNDLDMKKTCRQLPNSVLGLCRPFSLSPCQGVLPGKVAVMQLCCGTDYCHVMHIFHSGITETLQFLLENSTLLKVGVGIHNDSVKFFKDYKISVKAVEDLSYLANKKLGGEPKSWGLQSLTEKLISKELQKSNKIRLGNWEVDVLSKNQLEYAATDAFASWQLYQVLKSLPDAKDATAERSEEVRVVTQQ, from the exons atgcaTTCCCAAGAGATCAGTAACGCTGACAATAACAGCGAAATCGCTTCTCATTCTTCTCCATCTGTTTCAGTTCCAGACTGGGATCAACCCCTCACAGAGGAAGAGCTCCAAGCCATTGATGCTATTGAAGCCGCATTTCAACGGTCCACATCTGCGAATGGTACTCCTTCATCATCCGTTATCAGGAAACGACGTTCACATCCCCAAAATGACCTAGATATGAAGAAAACTTGCCGCCAGTTGCCCAATTCCGTTCTGGGTCTCTGTAGACCCTTTTCACTATCTCCTTGTCAAG GTGTTTTGCCTGGAAAAGTTGCAGTTATGCAGTTATGCTGCGGCACTGATTATTGTCATGTGATGCATATTTTTCATTCTGGAATCACAGAGACACTGCAGTTTCTTCTTGAGAATTCTACACTGCTAAAA GTTGGAGTTGGCATTCACAATGATTCTGTGAAGTTTTTTAAAGACTATAAAATATCTGTTAAAGCAGTGGAGGACCTTTCTTATCTGGCAAATAAAAAACTTGGCGGGGAACCTAAAAGTTGGGGTCTTCAATCTCTAACTGAAAAGCTCATTTCTAAAGAG CTTCAAAAGTCGAACAAAATTAGACTGGGAAACTGGGAAGTAGATGTTTTATCAAAGAATCAACTAGAGTATGCTGCCACAGATGCTTTTGCTTCTTGGCAGCTTTACCAG GTGTTAAAAAGTCTCCCAGATGCAAAGGATGCAACTGCTGAAAGAAGTGAGGAAGTGAGAGTTGTCACACAACAATGA
- the LOC110645031 gene encoding 3'-5' exonuclease isoform X1 codes for MHSQEISNADNNSEIASHSSPSVSVPDWDQPLTEEELQAIDAIEAAFQRSTSANGTPSSSVIRKRRSHPQNDLDMKKTCRQLPNSVLGLCRPFSLSPCQANIKTRYPTLKFGGHILYSRTPVEVEKAARELLQSLEAKQGEMGQVIVGFDIEWRPSFRRGVLPGKVAVMQLCCGTDYCHVMHIFHSGITETLQFLLENSTLLKVGVGIHNDSVKFFKDYKISVKAVEDLSYLANKKLGGEPKSWGLQSLTEKLISKELQKSNKIRLGNWEVDVLSKNQLEYAATDAFASWQLYQVLKSLPDAKDATAERSEEVRVVTQQ; via the exons atgcaTTCCCAAGAGATCAGTAACGCTGACAATAACAGCGAAATCGCTTCTCATTCTTCTCCATCTGTTTCAGTTCCAGACTGGGATCAACCCCTCACAGAGGAAGAGCTCCAAGCCATTGATGCTATTGAAGCCGCATTTCAACGGTCCACATCTGCGAATGGTACTCCTTCATCATCCGTTATCAGGAAACGACGTTCACATCCCCAAAATGACCTAGATATGAAGAAAACTTGCCGCCAGTTGCCCAATTCCGTTCTGGGTCTCTGTAGACCCTTTTCACTATCTCCTTGTCAAG CTAACATAAAGACGAGATATCCTACACTAAAGTTTGGTGGTCACATCTTGTATAGTAGAACTCCAGTGGAAGTAGAAAAGGCTGCAAGGGAGCTTTTACAGAGTCTTGAAGCTAAACAAGGAGAAATGGGTCAAGTTATTGTGGGATTTGATATTGAATGGAGACCATCTTTTAGAAGAG GTGTTTTGCCTGGAAAAGTTGCAGTTATGCAGTTATGCTGCGGCACTGATTATTGTCATGTGATGCATATTTTTCATTCTGGAATCACAGAGACACTGCAGTTTCTTCTTGAGAATTCTACACTGCTAAAA GTTGGAGTTGGCATTCACAATGATTCTGTGAAGTTTTTTAAAGACTATAAAATATCTGTTAAAGCAGTGGAGGACCTTTCTTATCTGGCAAATAAAAAACTTGGCGGGGAACCTAAAAGTTGGGGTCTTCAATCTCTAACTGAAAAGCTCATTTCTAAAGAG CTTCAAAAGTCGAACAAAATTAGACTGGGAAACTGGGAAGTAGATGTTTTATCAAAGAATCAACTAGAGTATGCTGCCACAGATGCTTTTGCTTCTTGGCAGCTTTACCAG GTGTTAAAAAGTCTCCCAGATGCAAAGGATGCAACTGCTGAAAGAAGTGAGGAAGTGAGAGTTGTCACACAACAATGA